One stretch of Bacteroidia bacterium DNA includes these proteins:
- a CDS encoding tRNA-(ms[2]io[6]A)-hydroxylase, translating to MLKLKMATDPRWAKIAENNIGEILTDHAFCEQKAASNAISLIVLFPELSDLVDSLSSVVMEEMDHFRQVHKRITDRGEVLGKERKDDYVNELYQFVQRGKGRDTMLVDRLLFSAMIEARSCERFKLLHEKIKDKELSQWYYDLMVSEAGHYTLFIKLAKKYAKGIDVDKRWEEFLEYEGQIIQKYGVKETMHG from the coding sequence ATGCTCAAGCTTAAAATGGCCACCGATCCCCGGTGGGCAAAAATTGCAGAAAACAACATCGGTGAAATACTTACCGACCATGCTTTCTGCGAACAAAAAGCTGCTTCCAACGCGATTTCGCTCATTGTCCTTTTCCCGGAACTCAGCGACTTAGTTGATAGCTTGAGTTCGGTGGTAATGGAAGAAATGGATCACTTTCGTCAGGTTCATAAACGAATAACCGACCGTGGAGAAGTATTAGGCAAAGAACGTAAAGACGATTACGTAAACGAACTCTACCAATTTGTTCAACGTGGCAAAGGAAGGGATACTATGTTGGTTGACCGTCTCCTCTTTTCCGCCATGATTGAAGCCCGAAGTTGCGAACGTTTTAAATTGTTGCACGAAAAAATAAAAGACAAGGAATTGTCGCAGTGGTATTACGATTTAATGGTAAGCGAAGCCGGACATTATACCCTTTTTATTAAATTAGCAAAAAAATATGCCAAGGGTATTGATGTTGACAAACGTTGGGAAGAATTCCTGGAATACGAAGGGCAAATCATTCAAAAGTATGGCGTGAAAGAAACCATGCATGGATAA